In Fusobacterium hwasookii, a single window of DNA contains:
- a CDS encoding DMT family transporter has translation MVISDKTKGIFWMLISVLGFTFMGIAVKYLPRIPTYEKVFFRNSVSFISSAYILYRQKESIKVAKENIPFVFGRSFFGFVGMVANFYALENLTMAEANMLNKLSPVFVTICACIFLKEKVDKKQVIGIILMLIAVVFVIKPSFSPEVIPSLAGLFSAVLAGFSYTIIRYLYGKVKAEINVFYFSLLSVVCTFPLMMMNFVKPNLFEIFMLIVGIGVSAAMGQFGLTYAYTFAPASEVSIYNYVIIITSMLMDYILFSTIPDLFSFIGGFIIMSTAIYLYLHNKKKEE, from the coding sequence GTGGTAATAAGTGATAAAACTAAGGGTATATTTTGGATGCTAATATCAGTATTAGGTTTTACTTTTATGGGTATAGCAGTAAAATATTTACCAAGAATTCCTACTTATGAAAAAGTATTTTTTAGAAATTCTGTAAGTTTCATAAGCTCAGCTTATATTCTATACAGACAAAAGGAATCTATAAAGGTAGCTAAAGAAAATATTCCTTTTGTTTTTGGAAGATCATTTTTTGGTTTTGTTGGAATGGTTGCAAATTTTTATGCCCTTGAAAACTTAACTATGGCAGAAGCTAATATGCTTAATAAACTTTCACCTGTCTTTGTGACAATCTGTGCTTGTATTTTTTTAAAAGAAAAGGTGGATAAAAAACAAGTTATTGGAATAATTTTGATGCTTATAGCTGTTGTATTTGTTATAAAACCAAGTTTTTCACCAGAAGTTATTCCAAGCTTAGCTGGACTTTTTTCAGCAGTCCTTGCAGGATTTTCTTATACTATAATAAGATATTTATATGGTAAAGTAAAAGCTGAAATTAATGTTTTTTATTTTTCTCTATTATCTGTTGTTTGTACTTTTCCACTAATGATGATGAATTTTGTAAAACCTAATTTATTTGAAATATTTATGCTTATAGTAGGAATTGGAGTTTCAGCTGCTATGGGACAATTTGGACTTACTTATGCTTATACTTTTGCACCTGCATCAGAAGTTTCTATTTATAATTATGTCATTATTATAACAAGTATGTTAATGGATTACATTTTATTTAGTACAATTCCAGATTTATTTAGTTTTATTGGTGGCTTTATAATTATGAGTACTGCAATTTATTTATATTTACATAATAAGAAAAAAGAAGAATAA
- a CDS encoding B12-binding domain-containing radical SAM protein, with protein MYDLYDFPLYRPPSEAYSLIIQITLGCSHNRCTFCSMYKDKKFVIKPIEDIKSDIDAFRALYKNRAVEKIFLADGDALVVPTDILIQVLDYIKEVFPECKRVSIYGTAIAIHQKSVEDLKKLYEKGLTLVYLGVESGDDDALKFIKKGIKAEKVVELAKKIMSTGIDLSITLIAGLLGKYQDNKMHAINTAKIITDISPKYASILNLRLYEGTELYNLMQEGKYDYMEGIEVLKEMKLILSSMDTSKITSPIIFRANHASNYLNLKGNLPEDIPRMIKEIDYAIENEAINVNNYRFL; from the coding sequence ATGTATGATTTATATGATTTTCCTTTATACAGACCACCTAGTGAGGCATATAGTTTGATTATTCAAATTACACTTGGATGTTCTCACAATAGATGTACTTTTTGCAGTATGTATAAGGATAAAAAATTTGTTATAAAACCAATAGAGGATATAAAATCTGATATAGATGCTTTTAGAGCATTATATAAAAATAGAGCTGTTGAAAAAATATTTTTAGCAGATGGAGATGCCCTTGTTGTGCCAACTGATATACTGATTCAAGTTTTAGACTACATAAAAGAGGTTTTTCCTGAATGTAAAAGAGTTTCAATCTATGGAACAGCTATTGCTATTCATCAAAAATCTGTTGAAGATTTGAAAAAACTTTATGAAAAAGGATTAACACTTGTCTATTTAGGTGTAGAAAGTGGAGATGATGATGCCTTAAAATTTATAAAGAAGGGTATAAAAGCAGAAAAAGTTGTGGAATTAGCTAAAAAAATTATGAGCACAGGTATTGACTTATCAATAACTTTAATTGCAGGACTTTTAGGAAAATATCAAGATAATAAAATGCATGCAATTAATACTGCTAAGATTATAACTGATATATCTCCAAAATATGCAAGTATTCTAAATCTGAGACTTTATGAAGGTACAGAACTTTATAATCTAATGCAAGAAGGAAAATATGATTATATGGAGGGTATTGAAGTTTTAAAAGAAATGAAGTTAATACTTTCTAGTATGGATACTTCAAAAATAACTAGTCCTATAATATTTAGAGCAAACCATGCTTCTAACTATTTAAACTTAAAGGGAAATCTTCCTGAAGATATTCCAAGAATGATAAAAGAAATTGACTATGCTATTGAAAATGAAGCTATCAATGTAAATAATTATAGATTTTTATAA
- a CDS encoding class I SAM-dependent methyltransferase — MKIKLDGVSETLLITLNARAKDYKNSKSVLHDKKSFEIASQLDYDFKKFDTAWASYYGILARAYIMDEEVKKFIEKYPDCVIVSIGCGFDTRFERVDNGKITWYNLDLPEVIETRKSFFKENDRVKSISKSVFENEWTKEVINDNKELLIISEGVFMYFSEDEIKKILEILVNNFSKFELHLDLLYKGTVKMSSKHDTLKKMDNVVFKWGVKDGSEIVKLEPKLKQIGLINFTKKMAKILPFSKKIFIPLMWIVNNRLGIYTYNK, encoded by the coding sequence ATGAAAATTAAATTAGATGGAGTATCAGAAACATTACTTATAACACTAAATGCAAGAGCTAAAGATTATAAGAATTCAAAATCTGTATTGCATGATAAAAAATCTTTTGAAATTGCTTCACAGTTAGATTATGATTTTAAAAAATTTGATACTGCTTGGGCTAGTTATTATGGAATATTGGCAAGAGCATATATAATGGATGAAGAAGTAAAAAAATTTATAGAAAAATATCCAGATTGTGTAATAGTTTCAATAGGTTGTGGATTTGATACTAGATTTGAAAGAGTTGATAATGGAAAAATAACTTGGTATAATCTCGATTTACCAGAAGTAATTGAAACAAGAAAATCATTTTTTAAAGAGAATGATAGAGTAAAAAGTATTTCAAAATCAGTTTTTGAAAATGAATGGACTAAGGAAGTTATAAATGATAACAAAGAATTACTTATAATTTCTGAGGGAGTTTTTATGTATTTCAGTGAAGATGAAATAAAAAAAATTTTAGAAATATTAGTTAATAATTTTAGTAAATTTGAATTACACTTAGATTTACTTTATAAAGGAACAGTAAAAATGAGTTCTAAGCATGATACTTTAAAGAAAATGGATAATGTTGTTTTTAAGTGGGGAGTAAAGGATGGAAGTGAGATTGTTAAATTAGAACCTAAATTGAAACAAATAGGACTTATTAATTTTACAAAAAAAATGGCAAAAATCTTACCATTTTCAAAAAAGATATTTATTCCACTTATGTGGATTGTCAATAATCGTTTAGGAATATATACATATAATAAATAA
- a CDS encoding ABC transporter substrate-binding protein: MKKFIKFLLMSIGVMFMFVACGGSDKEKTEAAPESKGSNELVIYSPNADDEVNKIIPAFEQATGIKVILQSMGSGDVLARIAAEKENPQADINWGAISMGVLATTPDLWESYTSENEKNVPDAYKNTTGFFTNYKLDGSAALLVNKDVFAKLGLDPEKFTGYKDLLWPELKGKIAMGDPTASSSAIAELTNMVLVMGEKPYDEKAWEFVEKFVAQLDGTILSSSSQIYKATADGEYAVGVTYENPAVTLHQDGATNLKLVYPDEGAVWLPGAAAIVKNAPNMENAKKFIDFLISDEGQKIVAETSTRPVNTSIKNTSEFIKPFDKIKVAYEDIPYAAEHRKEWQERWTNILTK; the protein is encoded by the coding sequence ATGAAAAAATTTATTAAATTTTTATTGATGTCAATTGGTGTTATGTTTATGTTTGTTGCTTGTGGTGGTTCAGATAAAGAAAAAACTGAAGCAGCACCCGAATCTAAAGGTTCTAATGAGTTAGTAATTTACTCACCAAATGCTGATGATGAAGTAAATAAAATAATTCCAGCTTTTGAGCAAGCTACTGGAATAAAAGTTATTTTACAATCAATGGGAAGTGGAGATGTCCTTGCTAGAATAGCAGCTGAAAAAGAAAATCCTCAAGCTGATATTAACTGGGGAGCAATAAGTATGGGAGTTCTTGCAACAACTCCTGATTTATGGGAAAGTTATACTTCTGAAAATGAAAAGAATGTTCCTGATGCTTATAAAAATACTACTGGTTTCTTCACAAACTATAAACTAGACGGTAGTGCAGCATTACTTGTAAATAAAGATGTATTTGCAAAATTAGGATTAGACCCTGAAAAATTTACTGGATATAAAGATTTATTATGGCCAGAATTAAAAGGAAAAATTGCAATGGGAGACCCAACAGCAAGTAGTAGTGCTATAGCAGAACTTACAAATATGGTACTTGTTATGGGAGAAAAACCTTATGATGAAAAAGCTTGGGAATTTGTTGAAAAATTTGTTGCTCAATTAGATGGAACAATCTTATCTTCATCTTCTCAAATCTATAAAGCTACTGCTGATGGAGAATATGCAGTTGGAGTTACTTATGAAAATCCAGCTGTAACATTACATCAAGATGGTGCAACAAATTTAAAACTTGTTTATCCAGATGAAGGAGCTGTATGGTTACCAGGAGCTGCTGCAATAGTTAAAAATGCACCTAATATGGAAAATGCTAAAAAGTTTATAGATTTCTTAATTTCAGATGAAGGACAAAAAATTGTTGCTGAAACTTCAACAAGACCAGTAAACACTTCTATAAAAAATACAAGTGAATTTATAAAACCATTTGATAAAATTAAAGTTGCTTATGAAGATATTCCTTATGCAGCTGAACATAGAAAAGAATGGCAAGAAAGATGGACTAATATATTAACAAAATAG
- a CDS encoding ABC transporter permease, protein MLSKKKDVWIVISLCVLAFYIIFMIYPLGILFKNAVIESNGNFTFAYFSKFLSKNYYFSTIFNSFKVSLAATALTLIIGTPLAYFYNMYKIKGKTFLQITIILCSMSAPFIGAYSWILLLGRNGLITNTLKNLTGFNVPSIYGFGGILLVLCMQLYPLVFLYVSGALRNIDNSLLEASENMGCTGTKRFFKIIIPLCIPTILAAALMVFMRAFADFGTPLFIGEGYRTFPVEIYNQFMNETGSDKNFASAVSIIAIIITSLIFLLQRYINGKYKFTMNALHPIEAKEVKGIKSILIHLYCYLIVFISYAPQLYVIYTSFQNTSGKLFKKGYSLKSYTEAFGKLGNAIQNTFFIGGLALILIIVISILIAYLVVRRNNFVNKTIDTLSMVPYVIPGSVVGIALVSAFNKKPFVLVGTFLIMVISLIIRRNAYTIRSSVAILQQIPISIEEAAISLGASRMKSFFKITTPMMINGIISGALLSWITIITELSSSIILYNYKTTTLTLQIYVYVSRGSYGIAAAMSTILTLMTVISLLIFMKVSKNKNVMM, encoded by the coding sequence ATGCTAAGTAAGAAGAAAGATGTATGGATAGTAATTTCATTATGTGTTTTAGCATTTTACATAATATTTATGATCTACCCTTTGGGAATCTTATTTAAAAATGCAGTTATTGAAAGTAATGGAAATTTTACTTTTGCTTATTTTTCAAAATTTCTAAGTAAAAACTATTATTTTTCTACTATATTTAATTCATTTAAAGTTAGTTTAGCTGCAACAGCTTTAACTTTAATAATTGGAACACCTTTGGCATATTTCTATAATATGTATAAAATAAAAGGAAAGACATTTTTACAAATTACAATAATATTATGTAGTATGTCAGCACCATTTATTGGAGCTTATTCATGGATTTTATTATTAGGAAGAAATGGATTAATTACAAATACTCTAAAAAACTTAACAGGTTTTAATGTTCCTAGTATATATGGATTTGGTGGAATTTTACTTGTTTTGTGTATGCAGCTTTATCCTTTGGTTTTCTTATATGTCTCAGGAGCTTTAAGAAATATTGATAATTCATTATTAGAAGCTAGTGAAAATATGGGGTGTACAGGAACAAAAAGATTTTTTAAAATAATTATTCCTCTATGTATCCCAACAATATTAGCTGCTGCCCTTATGGTATTTATGAGAGCATTTGCAGACTTTGGAACACCTCTATTTATTGGAGAAGGATATAGAACTTTCCCAGTTGAAATTTATAATCAATTTATGAATGAAACTGGTTCTGATAAAAATTTTGCATCAGCAGTTAGTATTATTGCAATTATAATTACATCTTTGATTTTCTTATTACAAAGATACATAAATGGAAAATACAAATTTACAATGAATGCTCTTCATCCTATTGAAGCTAAGGAAGTAAAAGGAATAAAATCTATTTTAATTCATTTGTATTGTTATTTAATAGTTTTTATTTCTTATGCTCCTCAACTTTATGTAATTTATACGTCTTTCCAAAATACATCTGGAAAACTTTTCAAAAAGGGATATTCTTTAAAAAGTTATACAGAAGCATTTGGTAAATTGGGAAATGCTATTCAAAATACATTTTTTATTGGTGGACTTGCATTGATTTTAATTATAGTTATTTCTATCTTAATTGCATATCTTGTTGTAAGAAGAAATAATTTTGTTAATAAAACAATAGATACTTTATCTATGGTGCCTTATGTTATTCCTGGTTCAGTTGTAGGTATAGCTTTGGTAAGTGCATTTAATAAAAAACCTTTTGTTTTGGTTGGAACATTTTTGATAATGGTAATATCTTTAATTATAAGAAGAAATGCCTATACTATAAGATCTTCTGTTGCTATTCTTCAACAAATTCCTATTTCTATTGAAGAAGCTGCAATAAGTTTAGGAGCTTCTCGTATGAAATCATTTTTCAAAATAACAACACCAATGATGATAAATGGTATTATTTCAGGAGCACTTTTAAGTTGGATAACAATAATAACTGAGCTTTCATCAAGTATAATCTTATATAACTATAAAACAACTACATTAACACTACAAATATATGTTTATGTATCAAGAGGTAGTTATGGAATAGCTGCTGCAATGTCAACTATTTTGACATTAATGACAGTTATATCACTATTAATATTTATGAAAGTGTCAAAAAATAAAAATGTAATGATGTAA
- a CDS encoding Cof-type HAD-IIB family hydrolase, whose protein sequence is MNYKLVVCDMDGTLLTSNHRISDYTADIIKKIEDNGIKFMIATGRPYLDARHYRDSLELKSYLITSNGARAHDEDNNPIVVENIPKEYVKRLLAYNVGKDIHRNIYLNDDWIIEYEIDGLVEFHKESGYGFNIDDLNKYENEEVAKVFFLGKNEDIENLEKNMEKEFQNDLSITVSSPFCLEFMKKGVNKAETLKKVLKLLNIKPEEVIAFGDSMNDYEMLSLVGKPFIMGNGNKRLMEALPNVEVVGNNNEDGIGEKLQEIFDTIL, encoded by the coding sequence ATGAATTATAAATTAGTAGTTTGTGATATGGATGGAACTTTACTAACATCTAATCATAGAATTTCTGACTATACAGCAGATATTATAAAAAAAATTGAAGATAATGGTATAAAATTTATGATTGCAACAGGAAGACCATATCTTGATGCAAGACATTATAGAGATAGTTTAGAATTAAAATCTTATCTTATAACTTCAAATGGTGCAAGAGCACATGATGAAGATAATAATCCTATTGTTGTAGAAAACATTCCAAAAGAATATGTTAAGAGATTATTAGCCTATAATGTTGGAAAAGATATTCATAGAAATATTTATCTTAATGATGATTGGATAATAGAATATGAAATAGATGGTTTAGTAGAATTTCATAAAGAATCTGGTTATGGATTCAATATAGATGACTTAAACAAGTATGAAAATGAAGAAGTAGCAAAAGTATTTTTTCTAGGAAAAAATGAAGATATAGAAAATTTAGAAAAAAATATGGAAAAAGAGTTTCAAAATGATTTGAGTATAACTGTGTCTTCACCTTTCTGTTTAGAGTTTATGAAAAAAGGTGTTAATAAAGCTGAAACATTAAAAAAAGTTTTAAAACTTCTAAATATAAAACCAGAAGAAGTAATAGCATTTGGAGATAGTATGAATGACTATGAAATGCTTAGTTTAGTTGGGAAACCATTTATTATGGGTAATGGTAATAAAAGACTTATGGAAGCTTTACCCAATGTAGAAGTTGTTGGAAATAATAATGAAGATGGAATAGGAGAAAAATTACAAGAAATTTTTGATACAATTTTATAA
- a CDS encoding SMI1/KNR4 family protein → MEKDELISKLSTFIRNENYAKIDEIIKKFREENNFEMICFSSQAFINLYEFKEALKILDSIKDKYSENGEFCIRYAMALYNSNKEDLALEWFEKAKQKGIKEIDETSSKHYPKSIDDWLKRVRLWGPRKIEKNTFEKELREKRDKKPIFNVSFQEDVLKGLWYHDEFSLREYVGKTATDEDFKKVERELGYRLPEAYKVLMRIQNGGELRKNTFQGPFRRSWSRGFFDVNYIYGVDSSSEYSLCGKFGHKLWIEKWKYPNIGISICGSVRGGHDIIFLDYSDCGPEGEPCVVNIDQEADYEITYLADNFKDFIDGLFSDEEYEDEDD, encoded by the coding sequence ATGGAAAAAGATGAACTTATAAGCAAATTAAGTACTTTTATCAGAAATGAAAACTATGCTAAAATTGATGAAATTATTAAAAAATTTAGAGAAGAAAATAATTTTGAAATGATTTGCTTTTCTTCACAAGCCTTTATAAATTTATATGAATTTAAAGAAGCCTTAAAAATTTTAGATAGTATAAAAGATAAGTATTCTGAAAATGGAGAATTTTGTATTCGTTATGCTATGGCTTTGTATAACTCTAATAAAGAAGATTTAGCTCTTGAATGGTTTGAAAAGGCTAAGCAAAAAGGGATAAAAGAAATTGATGAAACTTCAAGCAAACATTATCCTAAAAGTATTGATGATTGGCTTAAAAGAGTAAGACTATGGGGACCAAGAAAAATTGAAAAAAATACTTTTGAAAAAGAGTTAAGAGAAAAAAGAGATAAAAAGCCTATTTTTAATGTCAGTTTTCAAGAAGATGTCCTAAAAGGTCTATGGTATCATGATGAATTTTCTTTAAGAGAGTATGTAGGAAAAACTGCAACAGATGAAGATTTTAAAAAAGTTGAAAGAGAACTAGGTTATCGTTTACCAGAAGCATATAAAGTATTAATGAGAATACAAAATGGTGGTGAATTAAGAAAAAATACTTTTCAGGGACCATTTAGAAGAAGTTGGTCAAGAGGTTTTTTTGATGTTAATTACATATATGGTGTTGATTCTAGCAGTGAGTACTCACTTTGTGGAAAATTTGGACATAAACTTTGGATAGAAAAATGGAAATATCCTAATATTGGAATTTCAATTTGTGGATCTGTAAGAGGAGGACATGATATAATCTTTCTTGATTATTCAGACTGTGGACCGGAGGGAGAACCTTGTGTGGTTAATATAGACCAAGAAGCAGATTATGAGATTACATATTTAGCAGATAATTTTAAAGATTTTATAGATGGCCTTTTTAGTGATGAAGAATATGAAGATGAGGATGATTAA
- a CDS encoding lysozyme inhibitor LprI family protein produces the protein MKKFLVIIMLLFGVSAFSSNSYETDLVGRMKVLEEKVQVKLDSGVTADMHEGIAELSEAWENELNTVYSLLMKKLPKAEKVKLENEQKKWLKNRDIKAKKAAKEAEGGTMEPLLFTSSIEELNEERAIELAKTYDKLVNKK, from the coding sequence ATGAAAAAATTTTTAGTTATTATAATGCTTTTATTTGGAGTTTCTGCATTCTCATCAAATAGTTATGAAACAGATTTAGTTGGAAGAATGAAAGTTTTAGAAGAAAAGGTACAGGTTAAATTAGATAGTGGTGTAACTGCTGATATGCATGAAGGTATAGCTGAATTATCAGAAGCGTGGGAAAATGAATTAAATACTGTTTATAGTTTACTTATGAAAAAATTACCAAAAGCAGAAAAAGTTAAATTAGAAAATGAACAAAAAAAATGGTTAAAAAATAGAGATATTAAAGCTAAAAAAGCTGCAAAAGAAGCTGAAGGTGGGACAATGGAACCATTACTTTTCACTTCTTCTATAGAAGAATTAAATGAAGAAAGAGCTATTGAATTAGCAAAAACATATGATAAATTAGTGAATAAAAAATAG
- a CDS encoding MipA/OmpV family protein → MKKYLLAVLALFSVATMANDDFKASVTVGYGTTDSIYKGKERFSIPIFESISYKNVYLKGTEVGAKFIDTDRFDTTMFIEFLDGYSIKGSKMDSGYRTINRRKYQQAIGLKSDIGIDEISKNLTFSPYFSVGHRGTQVGASLSYLYMPAENIIISPSIGTRYLSKKYTDYYFGVDRDELGGNITNEYNPDGAFEFKTGLYGEYYFTKHISALAYVNMSRYSSEVRKSPITEDRIITNVGAGLKYTF, encoded by the coding sequence ATGAAAAAATATTTATTAGCAGTTTTAGCTTTATTTAGTGTGGCTACAATGGCAAATGATGATTTTAAAGCATCTGTGACAGTTGGTTATGGAACTACTGATTCTATATATAAAGGGAAAGAAAGATTCTCTATCCCTATATTTGAAAGTATTAGTTATAAGAATGTATACTTAAAAGGAACTGAAGTAGGAGCTAAATTTATTGACACAGATAGATTTGATACAACTATGTTCATTGAATTTTTAGATGGTTACTCAATAAAAGGTTCTAAAATGGATAGTGGTTATAGAACTATAAATAGAAGAAAGTATCAACAAGCAATAGGTTTAAAAAGTGATATTGGAATTGATGAAATTTCTAAAAATCTTACTTTTTCACCTTATTTTAGTGTTGGACATAGAGGAACACAGGTAGGAGCTAGTTTATCATATCTATATATGCCTGCTGAAAATATTATAATAAGTCCTTCTATTGGTACAAGATATCTTTCTAAAAAATATACTGACTATTATTTTGGTGTAGATAGAGATGAACTTGGTGGAAATATAACAAATGAATATAATCCTGATGGAGCTTTTGAATTTAAAACAGGGCTTTATGGAGAATATTATTTTACAAAACATATATCTGCACTTGCTTATGTAAATATGAGTAGATATTCTTCAGAAGTTAGAAAATCACCAATAACAGAAGATAGAATAATAACTAATGTTGGAGCAGGTTTAAAATATACATTCTAA
- a CDS encoding ABC transporter ATP-binding protein codes for MSVNIKIENAQKKYGDNIIIDILSLDIKQGEFFTLLGPSGCGKTTLLRMIAGFNSIENGNFYFNEKRINDLDPAKRNIGMVFQNYAIFPHLTVEQNVEFGLKNRKVSKEEMKVETDKFLKLMQIDEYRDRMPERLSGGQQQRVALARALVIKPDVLLMDEPLSNLDAKLRVEMRTAIKEIQNSIGITTVYVTHDQEEAMAVSDRIAVMKDGEIQHLGQPKDIYQRPANLFVATFIGKTNVLNGTLNNSVLKIAGKYDVNLNNIKDKNVKGNVVISIRPEEFVIDENQAKDGIKAFIDSSVFLGLNTHYFAHLESGEKIEIVQESKIDSIIPKGTEVYLKVKQDKINVFTEDGSRNILEGVNNDAIGVAYAK; via the coding sequence ATGAGTGTAAACATAAAAATAGAAAATGCTCAAAAAAAATATGGAGATAATATTATAATTGATATCTTATCTCTTGATATAAAACAAGGGGAGTTTTTTACTCTCCTTGGACCTTCTGGTTGTGGAAAAACTACTTTATTAAGAATGATAGCAGGTTTTAACTCTATTGAAAATGGAAATTTTTATTTCAATGAAAAAAGAATTAATGATTTAGATCCTGCTAAAAGAAATATTGGAATGGTATTTCAAAACTATGCTATTTTTCCACATTTAACAGTTGAGCAAAATGTAGAGTTTGGTTTAAAAAATAGAAAAGTTTCTAAGGAAGAAATGAAAGTAGAAACAGATAAATTTTTAAAACTTATGCAAATTGATGAATATAGGGATAGAATGCCTGAAAGATTATCAGGAGGACAACAACAAAGAGTTGCTTTGGCAAGAGCCTTAGTTATAAAACCTGATGTTCTATTGATGGATGAGCCTCTAAGTAACTTAGATGCAAAACTAAGAGTAGAAATGAGAACTGCTATAAAAGAAATTCAAAATAGTATTGGAATTACAACTGTATATGTAACTCATGACCAAGAAGAAGCTATGGCTGTTAGTGATAGAATTGCAGTTATGAAAGATGGAGAAATTCAACACCTAGGGCAACCAAAAGATATCTATCAAAGACCAGCAAATTTATTTGTTGCAACTTTTATAGGTAAAACAAATGTATTAAATGGAACTTTAAATAATTCAGTACTAAAAATTGCTGGAAAATATGATGTAAATTTAAATAATATAAAAGATAAAAATGTTAAGGGAAATGTTGTTATTTCAATAAGACCAGAAGAATTTGTTATTGATGAAAATCAAGCAAAAGATGGAATAAAAGCATTTATAGATAGTAGTGTATTTTTAGGTTTAAATACTCATTATTTTGCACATTTAGAAAGTGGAGAAAAAATTGAAATAGTTCAAGAATCTAAAATTGATAGCATAATTCCAAAAGGTACAGAAGTTTATCTAAAAGTAAAACAAGATAAAATAAATGTTTTCACTGAAGATGGTTCAAGAAATATTTTAGAAGGTGTTAATAATGATGCAATAGGTGTTGCTTATGCTAAGTAA